In a single window of the Salvelinus namaycush isolate Seneca chromosome 6, SaNama_1.0, whole genome shotgun sequence genome:
- the LOC120049369 gene encoding NADH dehydrogenase [ubiquinone] 1 alpha subcomplex subunit 12-like, whose translation MAEYIHVVRRALGQLGGHGGVKGLFVQLFRANDVKTGALIGVDKYGNKYFEDTRYFFGRHRWVIYTTEMNGKNTMWEVDGSMVPAEWHRWLHCMTDNPPTTHPPTPKKFLAEVHQFNVSGSAQAYVPYSTTRKKIHEWVPPKAQ comes from the exons ATGGCGGAGTATATACATGTCGTTCGAAGGGCTTTGGGACAGTTAGGAGGTCACGGTGGTGTGAAAGGCTTATTTGTTCAGTTATTCAG GGCAAATGATGTGAAAACGGGAGCGCTGATTGGCGTGGACAAGTATGGAAACAAGTACTTTGAGGACACACGCTACTTTTTTG GTCGTCACCGCTGGGTGATCTACACGACAGAGATGAATGGAAAGAACACCATGTGGGAGGTGGATGGTAGCATGGTGCCCGCTGAATG GCATCGCTGGCTGCACTGTATGACAGAcaacccccccaccacacaccccCCTACACCGAAGAAGTTCCTGGCGGAGGTCCACCAGTTCAACGTGAGTGGTTCGGCCCAGGCGTATGTGCCCTACTCCACCACCCGCAAGAAGATTCACGAGTGGGTGCCCCCAAAGGCTCAGTGA
- the LOC120049112 gene encoding transmembrane and coiled-coil domain protein 3-like, with amino-acid sequence MDTAERGSDGNNILSLPVPMRRGGSESNLVSDGGEGGVGLDFTKGRLAIDSLQQKILKVTEQIKVEQTARDQNVAEYLKLVNNADKQQVTRIRQVFEKKNQKSAHSIAQLQRKLEQYHRRMKEEANGAKHPPRDSRGEGGKEGQKDGSLRDVSSASARNPAMDKVKTIGPGVSLSPPFFFNKSREFANLIRNKFGSADNIAHMKSSMETGAGLQAEGGAGARALSGSATTIAKAKYPSDDECSTGTSVSADSNGNPAGGSGLGSGGGPGRSDSQGKLGEVLEEVREIREAQAQLAEDMESLKSQFKSDYSFITQTLQEERYRFERLEDQLNDLTELHQHETSNLKQELASIEEKVAYQAYERARDIQEALESCQTRVSKLELQQQQQQTVQVENTDVKVLLGKCINIMLAIVTVILVCVSTAAKFTAPLLRSRVHLALTCVGLSLLAVIWKNWEHLQCALERMLLPH; translated from the exons ATGGATACT gCGGAGCGCGGCAGCGATGGTAACAACATCCTCAGCCTCCCGGTACCGATGCGGCGGGGGGGCTCTGAGTCCAACCTGGTGTCTGACGGGGGCGAGGGGGGCGTGGGCCTGGACTTCACTAAGGGCCGTCTGGCCATCGACAGCCTGCAGCAGAAGATACtcaag GTGACAGAGCAGATCAAGGTGGAACAGACAGCCAGGGACCAGAACGTGGCAGAGTACCTCAAACTGGTCAACAACGCTGACAAGCAGCAGGTGACACGCATACGGCAG GTGTTTGAGAAGAAGAACCAGAAGTCTGCCCACAGCATCGCCCAGCTGCAGAGGAAGCTGGAGCAGTACCACCGCCGTATGAAGGAGGAGGCCAACGGGGCCAAGCACCCGCCCAGGGATTCCCGGGGGGAGGGGGGCAAGGAGGGCCAAAAGGACGGCAGCCTGCGGGACGTCAGCTCGGCCAGCGCGCGCAACCCGGCAATGGACAAGGTCAAGACCATCGGCCCCGGGGTCTCCCTCTCGCCCCCCTTCTTCTTCAACAAGTCGCGGGAGTTCGCCAACCTCATCCGCAACAAGTTCGGCAGCGCCGACAACATCGCCCACATGAAGAGCTCCATGGAGACGGGGGCGGGGCTCCAGGCGGAAGGCGGAGCCGGGGCCCGGGCGCTGAGCGGCAGCGCCACCACGATTGCCAAGGCCAAGTACCCCAGCGACGATGAATGTTCCACGGGGACCTCTGTGTCGGCAGACTCCAACGGGAACCCGGCGGGGGGGTCGGGGTTGGGGTCAGGGGGTGGGCCGGGGAGGTCGGACTCTCAGGGGAAGCTGGGGGAGGTGCTTGAGGAGGTCAGGGAGATTAGGGAGGCCCAGGCACAGCTGGCCGAGGACATGGAGTCACTGAAAAGCCAGTTCAAGAGTGACTACAGCTTCATCACACAGACGCTGCAGGAAGAGAGATACAG GTTTGAGCGGTTAGAGGACCAGTTAAATGACCTGACAGAGTTGCACCAGCATGAGACCAGTAACCTGAAGCAGGAGCTGGCCAGCATCGAAGAGAAGGTGGCTTACCAGGCCTACGAGAGAGCTAGAGACATCcag GAGGCTCTGGAGTCATGTCAGACGCGTGTCTCTAAGCTGGagctccagcagcagcagcagcagacggTACAGGTGGAGAACACAGACGTCAAGGTGCTGCTGGGGAAATGCATCAACATCATGCTGGCCATCGTCACGGTGATCCTGGTGTGCGTTTCCACGGCGGCCAAGTTCACCGCGCCTCTCCTGCGGAGCCGCGTGCACCTGGCACTCACCTGCGTGGGTTTGTCCCTACTGGCGGTCATCTGGAAGAACTGGGAGCACCTGCAGTGTGCCCTGGAACGCATGCTCCTCCCACACTAA